The Pseudoliparis swirei isolate HS2019 ecotype Mariana Trench chromosome 17, NWPU_hadal_v1, whole genome shotgun sequence sequence CTCCTGCAGATACCCAGCTAGGCAATCCACCTGCAGTTGAGGAACCTGCAGCCACTTCCATTTTTGATGAAAATCTATTGGCTAAAATAGTGACAGCGAATAACCCTTCAGCTGACACACCAAAAGCGGATGTCCCAGTAGCAGATGGAGCAACAGCCGAAGAgccagagacagacagtgaCAGGCCTGCTGGAAACCCCCCTGCTATGGAAGCTGGTGACGCCGATCATCAGGACAACGACATCAGACCAATCGAGACCAACCAGTCGCCAGAGGAACCCGTGGCAGACGAAAACGATAACAGCTGGAGCCTCAACTCAATTAGAAATAGTTTCCAGAGTATCCATGGATACTTTGGGTCGCTGGTGGAGCTGGCAGGGGGACAAAACGGTGTGTGTCAGTACCGCTGCAGATATGGTAAGAACGAATCTAATGAATGAATATACTGTTATTTTACTGAGAATCCCAAGGATGTTAGTGCCCTGGAGGTGGGACTCAGTGATAGCTAGATTGTTCGAGTTGTTGATCAAAagacttaaaataaaaatagtcaGAGCACCTGTTTCACAGTATGTGTTTGTTGATTATTATGTTGACCACGTTCCATATTCCTACTGCTTTgatgcatttgttttctttttatgtgTCAAATCAATCCGTCTGCTATCAGTTTATCAGCTTCTTATTTACATCATGTGGCTGATAGAGAAACCCGAATACATTCCTGTTATCAGTGTGAGAGGTAGACGTACCTGCGGTTACACAACCAACACCGATGTACTCAAACAGAAGTGACATCTTATCTGTGAAACGACACACCCAAAAACAGAGATATGGTGTTCATCCCTGACTGGGAGTCCATGACGACATTAGTTGGTTGATGGGCCTTCacttcactttttaaaatgataccGGTACTTCTCTGTTTTCTTAGAAGAACCTGCTCGACCTCGTCCCGGCTTCCAGCACCCGGAGCCGAACGGCTGCAGCTCGTCACTGGTGGGATTCCAGGTGAATGCAGTTGTAGGTCACCTGTTTATAAGAACCACAGCATTAACCATAATGGCTGGGCTCTATGTTCTGTAGTATTAAGCTGTACTGACAGCAGTTCTTTCTTTTCACAGCTTGACCTGGGGATCCCTGCTATGACAACGTGCTGTAACCAACATGACATGTGCTACGACACTTGCGGCACAAACAAGTACGACTGTGACTCAGAGTTTCGCTTGTGTCTGCATGGCATCTGCGCCGACCTTAAGAAGAGTCTGGGCTTCGTGTCGAAGGTTCAATGTGAGTGAATTTTGCTATCTACAGATATCTAGGGTGGAACCAGGAACATCTCAAATACATTGTGAGTCAGCAAAAAATTCTAACAAACTCTGCCTCCTTCCCAGCCCTAATTTCTCCGTCTTTCCTCCTCAGCCTGTGAGTCAATGGTAGACGCTCTCCACAGCACAGTGGGGACTCTGGGTTGCAGGCCTTACATGAACAGCCAGAGGGCAGCATGTATCTGCGAGgatgaagagagggatgaaCTGTGAGAGGGACACTCTGGACAAACTCCCTGGATGCTTTTGCAGACTAATAACTGAGTCACAGGCATTTCTCCAGTTTATGCTGTGTATTTATAGGCTTTTGCCAAAGAGGATATACTTAACAAGAGCCCACTTGAGATTCATAGCcatggaggaaaaaagaaaaaagaaaagcattggACAATGCAGATAAACAGTTTCTCAAGTTTTATTCAGAGGCAGTACTGGCATATATCTGAATATTACTTTCATTATGTTCATTAACTGTTTATGCATGTTGTACTCTTCATACTCCATTTCATTGTTGCCAATTTTTAGGCCTCTATGACACCATTaccatacatttatttaatgactcCAAATACATTGGCTGATGGGAAGAATATTGCAGTTGGTTTAATTTCCTCTAGATTgaatgacattacattacattacatgtcatttagcagacgcttttatccaaagcgacttacaataagtatcATTTATTTACTAAGGTACACATGGTTTGTTGTGTGCAGCTATTTGTCAAGATGGTATGCTCAAAGTCAGTGTCATGTAGATGTGATAGCTATTACAGCTACGAATTTGAATTCAGTTATTTACCAGTAATTTGATGCGTTTTTATGAATGAATACATGACTAATTGCAGTTTAACTGACATGTCTAATTATAGATTGACAGTGATGAATCATTGGCATCATTTGCAGGCACGCCCTACCGCTATCTCTTTCCCGCCACAGTGGGATGTGTGACGTGATGCCTCGATTAAACAGAGGGAATGAGTGAACATGCCTTGATGGGTGTATTTCTCAATTCAGTAATGGTGTGAAATATAAACCACTTCCATGAATCCACAAAGTCTTTCAACTGAAATATAGCCTGAGAAAGGCCTGAAAGTGTGACCTAGAAAAACACCCTTCACACTTTAGTTGTTACAAATTAACTGCGGTGCATCAGAATGATTTATATCAAAAATGGAATTTGCTTCAATGTCAGCACATTTGGCTGCAAGGCAAAGTGGCAAAGACACAAAGAATGAAGCAGAATCCAAGTGATCTACATCCCTGTGACTGACACTGGAACGTACATAGGAGTAAAGACGAGTGTGTATACTGTacatatgcatgtatatgtgtatgtgaaggACTTTTAAATAATATGATACATAAACTGGAATGGTCAGTTCATCTCCTTTCATCTAAATGATACTGTGATTGTAAttcagctgctgctctgctcgcATGACGCTGGTTATTTTGCATGTTTGAGTCAGTTAGCATCAGTTCGCTTGTTAGCATTAGTCAGGCAAGATGAAGATGGGGCCTCCAGTCAGTGTGTGCTGCTCCTGAGGTTCTCCGGTCCGAACCGTTCGGCGGACACGTCCTCGACAGCGCTTAGCGCAGTGGGAGTCTCCTGCCCCGCACACCAACACATGGCAGTGGAGGAACACTTGCTGTGAACGGAGGAGACAAGCTTGTTTTGAGTAGATGGAGGAGAACACAACGCGAGGACACTGCTCCCTCAGATGGTGCAGGCATACAGTCTTTACAGTATCGTGCTACACAGACATaagctcacacacacttgcCAGCTGGCTCCCAGCGTGCTTTTTTTGACTCACTCGGTTGTCCTTGCCAATGAACTTGAAGACGGAGACCTGGTAGTGCTTGGAGAGCTGGTCCTTTCATGAGTGCTGTGTCACTGTTTCATCAGAGATACAGCTGGGGAATAAGACAAAGAGGGTAATTAAGTCATAAATGCAGTTTACATGCAGTTTATATCTTCACATAATCCTCTTTATCAAGGTTAGCAGCCCTGCAGGTCCTAAAATAAAAGGATTCAAgaaaaaatcaaatattttcCGATGGCTTTCCTGTTGATGTAGAGTttctataaatacattattggtAGTCAGCCACAGTGGGCGGCTACAAAACACTTCACTCTCTGTGTAGCAGAGGATGTATTTTTAAACACATACATGACACCTGCACATGTACAAGTAGTTGTTAACTTGGTATAGTTTGaatcttattattatatattgtagcATTAGAGGGTGCCAAAACAATGAATTCAAGAAAGTCATGTATACATTTGTGCAGCATTGCTATCTTCTGGATCAAGGCATTTGCTGCTAAGTCATGTGGCATTTAAACTTCCACTTCATTCACCCGTCTTTGATGAGATAATACTTGAGGGCCTGGTCAGCTCTGGGCCCCGGTGTGGCGAAGCAGCTCTCTACCAGTGCAGAGagaccctcctccctctccttcggCTCCACCCCAAAGAACAGGGAGTCGTGCAGGCGCAGCTGGGGTGGGGTGCGGTAGGGCTCTGAGAACTCTGCGCTCCTGAAGAGCTCCAGGGAGAAGGGGAAGACTCCCTCACTGTGGCCTGCCAGCTCAAGGGCTGAGCTGTGCTGACTGGCCTGGTATCTGTCTGACACCTGGTATTCCCTGGGGAACTCGCAGGTGACCGGGAGCACTAACTTGCTGGTGCGAACTATCAAGTCCCCGCTGCTGCCCGGGCTGCTCCGAGGGAGGCCTGTCACCAGGTTGGTTCCCACGATCTTGTCATCTGTCACCTGGGGGACAACATTCTGTTTACGGCAACCTCACACAACCCACGATTAAGGCACAGCtcgttaaaaatataaaatgatcaACTATGGCTTCAAGCTCAAATGGTAGAGACTAAACCCTGAGTACATTCAGTCGAACAGGTTTTCAACCAACGCGTCGGACCTCCACCACTGTGCCGCAGGTCTTGAGGCTGAAGCTGAGGTTGATGTGTGTGCCATTGGAGACACCTCGACAAGACGAGTTGGAAAGGGAGAGCTCCAGTCCTCCTTCAAGGTCTTTAGGAACGGACAACAATAGAGCTGGAATCACACTGGACTGCCACTGCAGGAAAAGGAGACAAAGGTATGGTTTATTATTACGGCCCTCATGGCACACATCGTGAGACGTGCATGGATGGATGTCAACTTTTGCTTTCCTTTGCTACCAAAAAGGACATTGAGGAAATGGTCTGCAAGCAACATATCTTTGTGCACCCCCCCCAAAAGGTTGTTTGATTATTATCCCCTGCTGATAAAGGTAACGATCCTCCCTGACATAGATAACCCTGCACTGAAATGTTGGGAATTCAGTTATGACCAGAGGGAATGCATGTTGGTCAAATCTCAACTATCAAGAACATCTTTTCAGATGAATGCGCACATCTCTGTGTCAGcttgtgccacacacacacacacacacacacacacacacacacacacacacactgatacacaccctGACATGTGCGTTTATCCTCTCCCAGCTCCAGCCCTCTGGGACAGTGGCACTGATAAGAATCCAGCATCGAGGAGCAGCCATGGCTGCAGTCTCCATTGTTGACATGACAGCCTGCTATCTCTGCATGAAGCCACACAGATACCaagaaaaaatatgaattgTGTGCTTCCCTGGGTTATATTTGTACAATGTTGACTGGTGTGTCATGAACATCACAACACAGATGTGTCCATCGTCGTCAAGCACGCGACCCGACCCACACTCGCAGCGCCAGGAGCCTTTGGTgttcacacacacctctgcacaGCCACCGTTTCCCTTTCCACATTCGTTGAGATCTGAAAATAGGACACACACCACAGCTGGGTCAGATATTATTATCAGATGAGCACTGGTTTAGTACCAGATCGGTGGAGTTCATCACCTTGAGGCAAATCACTGAGTGTTCATGGAAGGAAGAATGGGCTTTAAAGGAGGactggaaaataaataatgataggTGAAATAAAAGGATGAGCTAAAGGGAGAGTTCCAAGGAGTGaggaaagagagtgagtgaagattgagagaggaagaaatcATTTCCGAGCCAGTGGAGGGCAGATTTGGTTGATGGGTGAACAATGAGATTGTGTGGTTTTCAGGCGAGGTTCCCTCTGCTGGCGTGTCACCCATCATTAGGTAACATCCAGTGTaacgcacgcacacgcaacacacacacacacacacacgcgtcttTGCAGGGAATGCCCCGatatctgaatatatatttgcatGTAAATAGGAATAGCCGCCTATCCATATTTAGGAATGCGTTAGTCAAAACAATGGTGAGGACACTGTAAAGCCAGACTGATTGCTTTCTCTTATTATTGTCTTTCAGAAACCATTTCCAGCCTATCGGTCTTCCACTTCGGTGACACAACGTATccgccctctctcttcctccctctctgtccgcCTCACCCAGGCATGTCTGTCGGTCCGGTCCCAGCACAGTTCCAGGTGCACAGCGGCAGTCAGACTCGGGACATTCGGGAGCTGAGCAGTCCACCTCATCACAGATGTCATAGAAATCTAGGtgacacacaaaacacatttaacacaACAAAAGACAAGAAAGGGAAAGTCAAAAATTTACTTTTCACATATCACACAGGAACACTCACGGCCACAGTACACATGGAAGCAGACTGAGGGTCTGGGCAGGCGATAGACAAAATATCCTGCTTTACAGGCCTTCACATCTATACTGGCGTTCCAGTGGCAGCAGTCGTCGTTGAAGCTGGCACAAACCGGCAGGGTGACGATGCCTTCGTGGGGATGAGGGTGGCTGCCGTTGAGCCAGATAGGAGCATGCGTGCCACAGTGGTCCTCAGAGATGCAGAAGGTGGGCATGGCATCCCCGGCCATGCCCGTGAAGCGGTACCATTCTCCCGACACGTGGCTGTCACAAAGGGGCCCGCCGGATGACTGGTTGACGAGGTAGTCTGTGTTCCTCCAAGGGTCATTCAGGCTGATGTAGGCAGAGCATGGGTCCAGGGCTGCGGGGCAAAGACAGATGAAAGACTTGCACATGCTTTAGAAAAGACCATGCACGCgatgtaaatatgtgtttaaGATAAGCAGGAtgagctggagaggctggttgGACAATGTATGCAGTCTGAAAGGTGGAAAGTACTATttgctcaattcaattcaattcagttcatttgtatagcccaatttcacaaattacaaatttgtctcggagtgctttacaatctgtacacatagacatccctgccccaaaacctcacatcggaccaggaaaaactcccaaataacccttcagggggaaaaaaagggaagaaacctggaggagagcaacagaggaggatccctctcctaggatggacagatgcaatagatgtaatgtgtacagaaggacagatttagagttaaaatacattcaatgaatatgacagagtgtatgaatagttcatagtaggcatattccacgatggagacctccacgatccatcaggcagatggcggtggggaggaggagtgcggagtctcaacaggacagtggcgtagtcatgagcaggaattcccgacccagacgatccatcaggcagatgggatctatgccgtctcatagggtccgatgaccccatgagacgtaaagtcaaaaggacttccggggagaaagcagagttagtaacgtgtgattgagagatgaaaattcatccttaaggagagaaaaaagaggagataggtactcagtgcatcctaaaacgtcccccggcagctataagcctatagcagcatatcaaggggctggaccagggcaaacctgattcagccctaactataagctctgtcaaagaggaaggtcttaagtctactcttaaacgaggtgactgtgtctgcctcccggactgaaattggaagctggttccataaaagaggcgTCAAGTAAGTACAAAAATAAGAACTTGACTtgagtattttaattttaagCTACACTTAATATTTCTAGTCCACTAGATTTCAGAGCTAAATATTTTCGGGTTTACACTTTTCCAGTTTAAGACTATATACAAACAACAAACCTGATAAatgtgcatgttctccccgtggcaacgtgggttccctccgggttcctcccacagtccaaagacatgcaggttaattgatgtctaaattgcccgtaggtgtgaatgtgagcatgaatgcttttctgtctctgtgtgccctgagatggactggcgccctgtccagggtgaaccccgccttcgcccaatgtcagctgggaatCGGCTCCAACGCCCCGCTATATAAGCGGTTTGGAACATCAATTTATTGAAGgtgaaatacattttgtttttggtgctcacaagaacaaaaataaataaaatgaagagaCATTAAAAACAGTGTCTCCACTTGAAACATGAACAACAAACAACGCCTTTGGAACTGGTGGTGGACCATTGCTGCTCGTCCTTCCCCAtatctctctcccctcattCCCTCAAGGGTCAATTCTTTACGAAAGGCATACAATGCCCACAAAAACAAGGCCCTGCTGCTGTTACTACTCGTAATAAACCACATACCTTACTGCCAATAGCTTTCCAGAAGAAGTAGTTCCAATGACAAATGGAAATCTCAGAAACCCAAACTACCTGCATGGATAGATACCTCTGTGTGCCCCAATGTGAGATTACCTTTTTATTTGGTGAAGTGATCCTTAAATCTTTTGCTCAGTCCATAGAAAAGACGTATATCCCTTGCTTTGTACTTCTACACCAGTCACTTGAGCAGAGCTGTTGCCATGAAGCAGACCTTTGAACCGTAATGACTAAAAGCCAACGGTTTGTACACACAGAACTCTGAATGCAGTCCAGTCAGGGGCGAGCGACTCTTTTCACTACAGCCAGCTCTGCAGAATCTGGAGAACAACTGAATGAGCAGAGTAAACAAAGTGCAGCCAAAACAATCAATAGTTTCTCCTTATCTTCCTGCCAGCTCAACAGTGTAATTAGGAGGTACAcataaaacaaaaggaaagaagaacaGGCGAGGGTTGATGGGAGTGGGCAAAGTGGGCATGGGTGAGAGTAAGTGTTATTCACTGAGAATTAGCTAAATCAGCTGGGTTGAAGAAACCGTGGCAGTAAAGAATCGTCAGCGTTAGACCAACAAACAAGACACAGGACACTTTACGAGAGCAGTAACCCCCAAACTCCAGGCCTTCCATTACCTTGGATTGCTAGACATTAAA is a genomic window containing:
- the pla2g12b gene encoding group XIIB secretory phospholipase A2-like protein produces the protein MLLRAVVLLFLCVSTGMCATLGHYLIEPVEEVPPVEEVPPVDSAAVADGVAAEEAAAPADTQLGNPPAVEEPAATSIFDENLLAKIVTANNPSADTPKADVPVADGATAEEPETDSDRPAGNPPAMEAGDADHQDNDIRPIETNQSPEEPVADENDNSWSLNSIRNSFQSIHGYFGSLVELAGGQNGVCQYRCRYEEPARPRPGFQHPEPNGCSSSLVGFQLDLGIPAMTTCCNQHDMCYDTCGTNKYDCDSEFRLCLHGICADLKKSLGFVSKVQSCESMVDALHSTVGTLGCRPYMNSQRAACICEDEERDEL
- the oit3 gene encoding LOW QUALITY PROTEIN: oncoprotein-induced transcript 3 protein (The sequence of the model RefSeq protein was modified relative to this genomic sequence to represent the inferred CDS: inserted 2 bases in 1 codon; substituted 1 base at 1 genomic stop codon), with the translated sequence MLFWVITSLLLESGAAAGVALDPCSAYISLNDPWRNTDYLVNQSSGGPLCDSHVSGEWYRFTGMAGDAMPTFCISEDHCGTHAPIWLNGSHPHPHEGIVTLPVCASFNDDCCHWNASIDVKACKAGYFVYRLPRPSVCFHVYCGHFYDICDEVDCSAPECPESDCRCAPGTVLGPDRQTCLDLNECGKGNGGCAEVCVNTKGSWRCECGSGRVLDDDGHICIAGCHVNNGDCSHGCSSMLDSYQCHCPRGLELGEDKRTCQVAVQCDSSSIVXSVPKDLEGGLELSLSNSSCRGVSNGTHINLSFSLKTCGTVVEVTDDKIVGTNLVTGLPRSSPGSSGDLIVRTSKLVLPVTCEFPREYQVSDRYQASQHSSALELAGHSEGVFPFSLELFRSAEFSEPYRTPPQLRLHDSLFFGVEPKEREEGLSALVESCFATPGPRADQALKYYLIKDGCISDETVTQHSXKDQLSKHYQVSVFKFIGKDNRQVFLHCHVLVCGAGDSHCAKRCRGRVRRTVRTGEPQEQHTLTGGPIFILPD